One part of the Chryseobacterium mulctrae genome encodes these proteins:
- a CDS encoding T9SS type A sorting domain-containing protein, with the protein MEEKVAQNKLEFFPNPVKSLLHIKGNDKSKDYYYQIYNLSGQLVKSGKFENESTDLSSLLSEVYVLRINNSETIVKIIKQ; encoded by the coding sequence ATTGAGGAAAAAGTAGCTCAAAACAAACTTGAGTTTTTCCCTAATCCAGTAAAGAGTTTGTTGCATATCAAAGGAAATGACAAATCTAAAGATTACTATTATCAGATTTATAATCTTTCCGGTCAATTGGTAAAGTCAGGAAAATTTGAAAATGAAAGTACCGACCTCTCTTCTTTACTATCAGAAGTTTATGTGCTAAGAATCAATAATTCTGAAACCATAGTAAAAATTATTAAGCAATAA
- a CDS encoding glycosyltransferase: protein MSQKKKILIRIGSLRHGGAEKVLINFLKNLPEDKYDVDLLINLYTGMYIKEVPSWVNMFHLLKGEMITTNKPHEIPIKIFRVLYQKMFLWFPFLLYQFVLKNKKYDVEIAAIHGLYKELLSSPQKKSKKIIWIQNDIFNLKEFTPDVIRHFFKFDRILVISNKLKEDMQKMAQYDYEKQAIIKIFNPIDKADTLQKANTEIEDYPFSNKTPTFITIGTVYPQKGYDRLLNVHKKLIDEGIIHQIIIIGDGFDYMNIHAKLNQLGLQETVKMLGFRSNPYPYLKKADFYVMSSRHEGFPTIIAEALILNKLVISTDVSGIKDLLQEGELGVITPNSEEGIYEGMKKILTNPELVSHYEKEIIATDLPFVLQKSVVKLQEIIDGL from the coding sequence ATGTCTCAAAAAAAGAAAATCCTCATCCGTATTGGTTCACTTCGTCATGGCGGTGCAGAAAAAGTATTGATAAATTTTCTGAAAAATCTTCCTGAAGACAAATATGACGTAGATCTATTAATCAACCTTTATACAGGAATGTACATCAAAGAAGTTCCGTCATGGGTCAATATGTTTCATCTGCTAAAAGGTGAAATGATCACTACTAACAAGCCTCATGAGATTCCTATAAAAATATTTAGAGTTTTGTATCAAAAGATGTTTCTCTGGTTTCCTTTTCTCTTATATCAATTTGTTTTAAAAAACAAAAAATATGATGTAGAGATTGCTGCAATACATGGTCTGTACAAAGAACTCCTATCAAGCCCCCAAAAGAAATCAAAAAAGATAATCTGGATTCAGAATGATATTTTTAACCTTAAAGAGTTTACACCTGATGTAATTAGACATTTCTTCAAATTTGACAGAATTTTGGTCATTTCCAATAAACTAAAAGAAGATATGCAGAAGATGGCACAATATGACTATGAGAAGCAGGCAATCATTAAAATATTCAACCCGATCGATAAAGCAGATACATTACAGAAAGCGAATACAGAAATCGAAGATTATCCTTTTTCCAATAAGACTCCTACCTTTATTACCATTGGAACAGTTTATCCACAAAAAGGTTATGACAGACTTTTGAATGTCCATAAAAAATTGATTGACGAAGGGATTATACACCAAATCATTATCATTGGTGATGGTTTTGATTACATGAATATTCATGCGAAACTGAATCAATTGGGGCTTCAAGAAACGGTTAAAATGCTGGGCTTCAGAAGCAATCCGTATCCTTATCTGAAAAAAGCTGATTTTTATGTGATGTCTTCTAGACATGAAGGTTTCCCTACGATTATTGCAGAAGCATTAATTTTGAATAAGCTAGTTATATCTACAGATGTTTCAGGAATAAAAGATCTACTTCAGGAAGGGGAATTAGGAGTTATTACTCCCAATTCAGAAGAAGGAATTTATGAGGGAATGAAAAAAATTCTTACAAATCCAGAACTTGTTAGTCATTACGAAAAAGAAATTATTGCAACTGATTTACCTTTTGTATTACAGAAATCAGTAGTGAAGCTTCAGGAAATCATTGACGGATTATAA
- a CDS encoding serine acetyltransferase, translating into MGYTVIQKDFYRESGKWLSSFEIWKKCINPNLHFVYILRKTQQYNKKPVLRIFWKLLLRHYQIKYGYQIYAETEIGEGFYLGHWGSLVINPKAKIGRNCNVAQGVTIGQQNRGRLQGFPTIGDEVWIGANAVIVGGITIGNNVLVAPNSYVNFNVPANSVVIGNPGTISSTERATEAYINNKV; encoded by the coding sequence ATGGGTTACACAGTTATACAAAAAGATTTTTATCGAGAAAGTGGCAAATGGCTCTCTTCATTTGAGATCTGGAAGAAATGTATCAATCCGAACCTGCATTTTGTTTATATTTTGAGAAAAACTCAACAGTATAATAAAAAGCCCGTTCTAAGGATATTCTGGAAGCTCCTTCTCAGACATTATCAAATAAAATACGGCTATCAGATTTATGCAGAAACTGAAATTGGGGAAGGCTTTTATTTGGGGCATTGGGGAAGCCTAGTCATAAATCCTAAGGCTAAAATTGGCAGAAACTGTAATGTTGCACAAGGGGTAACTATTGGTCAGCAAAATCGTGGTAGACTCCAGGGATTTCCAACAATCGGTGATGAAGTATGGATTGGAGCAAATGCTGTCATTGTAGGTGGAATTACTATTGGAAATAATGTTTTAGTAGCGCCCAATTCGTACGTTAACTTCAACGTTCCTGCCAATTCTGTAGTCATTGGAAATCCCGGAACTATTTCCTCAACAGAAAGAGCTACAGAAGCATACATTAACAATAAAGTATAA
- a CDS encoding glycosyltransferase family 2 protein, which translates to MRFLSHDPIKIKPLMISIITAYYNRKELFRKTLLSIARFKYSEPIEFIAVDDGSKEEERIEDLVADFPFLKVIRLEKKDKWYQNSCIPFNEGFRHAKGNKIIIQNPECYHFDNVIEFTSKNLIEDDYLSFGCFALDKQTTDSHKTNYPENIIHSCIAHPSLHNSTIAGNIWYNHSVHKPHAYHFCVALTKIDLDKLQGFDELLALGIAYDDNEFVRRVKNELNIKFVDDMIVLHQNHYNPFSTSYDNRKWSSFLYGINHILFQQKPKKKLINRYTKSQNVLQKKKIIILFVAYRLLTDLAFYKLVKDKLIKRI; encoded by the coding sequence ATGAGATTTTTAAGTCATGATCCTATAAAAATTAAACCTCTTATGATCTCCATAATTACAGCCTATTATAACAGAAAAGAACTTTTTCGAAAAACCTTATTGAGTATTGCAAGGTTCAAATATTCCGAACCTATAGAATTTATTGCAGTAGATGATGGCAGTAAAGAAGAAGAGCGTATTGAAGATTTGGTGGCTGATTTTCCTTTCTTAAAAGTGATTCGTTTAGAAAAGAAAGATAAATGGTATCAAAATTCCTGCATCCCTTTCAACGAAGGTTTTCGTCATGCAAAAGGCAATAAAATTATTATTCAAAATCCTGAATGTTACCATTTTGATAATGTAATTGAATTTACATCAAAAAATCTCATTGAAGATGATTATTTAAGCTTTGGCTGTTTTGCCTTAGATAAACAAACTACAGATAGTCATAAGACCAATTATCCTGAAAATATTATTCACAGCTGTATTGCCCACCCAAGTTTACATAACTCTACAATAGCCGGAAACATCTGGTACAATCATTCTGTGCACAAACCTCATGCTTATCATTTCTGTGTTGCTTTAACCAAGATAGATTTAGACAAGTTACAAGGTTTTGACGAATTATTAGCTTTGGGAATCGCTTATGACGACAATGAATTTGTAAGAAGAGTAAAAAACGAGCTTAATATAAAGTTTGTTGATGATATGATTGTTTTACATCAAAACCATTATAATCCGTTTTCTACTTCGTATGATAACAGAAAATGGAGTTCTTTTTTATATGGAATAAATCACATTCTTTTTCAGCAAAAACCTAAAAAGAAACTTATTAACCGATATACAAAAAGCCAAAATGTACTGCAGAAAAAAAAGATTATTATTCTCTTCGTTGCATACAGGTTATTAACTGATTTAGCTTTTTATAAATTAGTAAAAGATAAATTAATAAAAAGAATATAA
- a CDS encoding class I SAM-dependent methyltransferase: MNKVAEITTTFFGYLKRPDLYPELRRKIWKNLFNRSSALRGKEEAEIWCKNLAVSEKDFIEKVLKITFAPFHDIFPQEYEAAVQAQEKAPIKMGGAGSLSVIYYINEFAKAQSSVETGVAYGWSSFAALASLVSRNGTLYSSDMPYILQNQSEDFVGCVIPEKYKNNWDLYRFADKESLPKIFEKTATFDVVHYDSDKTYDGRMWAYKILWDKLRNGGVFMSDDVGDNAAFKDYCEQNSRKPYIIEFDGKYAGVIIKE, from the coding sequence ATGAATAAAGTCGCTGAAATTACAACAACATTTTTTGGATACCTGAAACGTCCCGATTTATATCCTGAGTTGAGACGGAAAATTTGGAAAAACCTTTTCAATCGTTCATCAGCTCTGCGTGGCAAAGAAGAAGCGGAAATTTGGTGTAAAAACTTAGCGGTTTCTGAAAAAGATTTTATTGAGAAAGTATTAAAAATTACTTTTGCTCCTTTCCACGATATTTTTCCACAAGAATATGAAGCGGCAGTACAAGCTCAGGAAAAAGCACCTATAAAAATGGGAGGAGCAGGCTCTTTAAGTGTTATTTATTACATCAACGAATTTGCAAAGGCTCAAAGTTCTGTAGAAACAGGAGTTGCTTATGGTTGGTCATCTTTTGCGGCTTTAGCGTCTTTAGTTTCGAGAAATGGAACGCTTTACAGTTCAGATATGCCATATATTCTTCAAAATCAAAGTGAAGATTTTGTAGGATGTGTGATTCCCGAAAAGTATAAAAATAATTGGGATCTTTATCGCTTTGCGGATAAGGAATCTCTTCCAAAAATTTTTGAAAAAACAGCAACTTTCGATGTGGTGCATTACGACAGTGACAAAACATATGACGGAAGAATGTGGGCATATAAAATTCTCTGGGACAAACTGAGAAACGGAGGTGTTTTTATGAGTGATGATGTAGGAGATAATGCTGCTTTTAAAGACTATTGCGAACAAAATAGCAGAAAGCCATACATTATAGAATTTGACGGTAAATATGCAGGAGTTATTATAAAAGAATAA
- a CDS encoding glycosyltransferase codes for MQPTISVVMSVYNADPHLHIAVKSILNQTFTDFEFIIIEDCSTDDSRNILLKLAKEDLRIKLIFKDKNEGTEGFIKNLNIGLKTAKGKYIARMDADDISLSNRFEKQFQFLEKNGDVYMVGSNIELINENNQALRIMKAPERDAEIKKEMPKRISMFHPVIMFRNDNNLNYREKMRYCEDYDLYLRAITSSLKMANLQDNLLQYRILDNSLSRKQDKVIKNLFINKMKEFYKERLLNSKDSYETFNPDEYLNIYINPSQNLVRKSIIVSKKYHDYEGFIKMLKIYGNISTDIFYIKNKLLLLLGKSLFNLNSKFLNKLEKY; via the coding sequence ATGCAACCAACTATATCTGTCGTCATGTCTGTCTATAATGCTGATCCACATTTACACATAGCAGTAAAATCCATTCTTAATCAGACATTTACAGATTTTGAATTTATTATTATTGAAGACTGTTCCACAGATGACTCTAGAAACATTCTCTTAAAACTTGCAAAAGAAGATTTACGCATAAAACTTATATTTAAAGATAAAAATGAAGGAACGGAAGGTTTTATCAAAAATCTTAATATTGGGTTAAAAACAGCTAAGGGAAAGTACATCGCAAGAATGGATGCTGATGACATTTCACTCTCGAACCGATTCGAGAAACAATTTCAATTTCTTGAAAAAAATGGTGATGTTTACATGGTTGGTTCAAATATAGAACTAATAAATGAAAACAACCAAGCTTTAAGAATTATGAAAGCCCCAGAAAGAGATGCAGAAATAAAAAAAGAGATGCCTAAAAGGATATCCATGTTTCATCCTGTGATTATGTTTCGAAATGATAACAATCTTAATTACAGAGAAAAAATGAGATACTGTGAAGATTATGATCTTTACCTTAGAGCTATTACTAGTTCTCTAAAAATGGCAAATCTACAAGATAATCTACTACAATACAGGATCTTAGATAATTCACTATCCAGAAAGCAAGATAAAGTAATTAAAAATCTTTTTATAAATAAAATGAAAGAATTTTATAAAGAAAGATTACTAAATAGTAAAGACTCTTATGAAACATTTAACCCTGACGAATATTTGAACATTTACATCAACCCCTCACAAAATTTGGTACGAAAATCTATTATTGTTTCTAAGAAATATCATGATTACGAAGGTTTTATAAAAATGTTGAAGATATATGGAAATATCAGTACAGACATTTTCTACATTAAAAATAAATTACTTTTATTACTTGGGAAGTCCCTTTTCAATCTTAATTCAAAATTTCTTAATAAACTAGAAAAATATTAG
- a CDS encoding glycosyltransferase family 2 protein, with the protein MNAPKVTILTPSYNRAHTLPRVFESLQKQTFKDFEWLIIDDGSTDNTKNIVEEFQQITDFKIRYYHQKNQHKFLTFFRGIDLAEGKYFSPLDSDDALPSDSMEILVNTWESISDSQNIVFVSTLCEDQFGNKVGDSFPKDPFICSIFDMRYKYKIKGDKWGMGKTEIYKKMKLNFGDLAGKGFIPEGVFQFQFDKLGFHYCINKVTRIYFRDKNDEQSLANQFYDKKNAFGLAENYKAFLNTYSLKIWSNPIPILRNLGGYLKFSKIDGRSFRKITSELKSTEMKLLVSLLYPFSKFI; encoded by the coding sequence ATGAATGCTCCAAAAGTAACCATTCTTACTCCATCCTACAATCGTGCACATACATTGCCACGGGTTTTTGAATCTTTGCAAAAGCAGACTTTTAAAGATTTTGAATGGCTTATAATTGATGACGGCTCAACTGATAATACTAAAAATATAGTTGAAGAATTTCAACAAATTACAGATTTTAAAATCCGTTATTATCATCAGAAAAACCAGCACAAATTTCTAACTTTTTTTCGCGGAATTGATCTGGCAGAAGGCAAATATTTTTCACCTTTGGATTCAGACGATGCTCTGCCCTCAGATTCTATGGAGATTTTAGTAAATACATGGGAAAGCATTTCGGATAGTCAGAATATTGTTTTTGTCTCAACACTGTGTGAAGATCAATTTGGGAATAAAGTAGGAGACAGTTTCCCGAAAGACCCATTCATTTGCAGCATTTTTGATATGCGCTACAAATATAAAATTAAAGGCGACAAGTGGGGAATGGGAAAAACTGAAATTTACAAGAAAATGAAACTAAATTTCGGGGATCTTGCTGGAAAAGGTTTTATTCCGGAAGGTGTTTTTCAGTTTCAGTTTGATAAGCTTGGTTTTCATTATTGTATAAATAAAGTGACCAGAATATACTTTCGTGATAAGAATGATGAGCAGTCTCTTGCCAATCAATTTTACGATAAAAAAAATGCTTTTGGGCTCGCAGAAAATTATAAAGCTTTTCTAAATACATACAGTTTGAAGATTTGGAGCAATCCGATACCTATTCTTAGGAATTTAGGAGGTTATTTGAAGTTTTCAAAAATTGACGGAAGATCTTTCAGAAAAATCACCTCAGAATTAAAATCAACAGAAATGAAACTACTAGTAAGTCTATTATATCCATTTTCAAAATTCATTTAG
- a CDS encoding glycosyltransferase: MSKKILFIYYQNLKAGGVARVMINLANELCENGYDTSILFLMEGANTFYEINPKIKIHTLNSFGHWGVNNINPLLDKYLKKFRYKYSLKKYVYDFGQWDVMNKWLKNNHSQFDIIISCWYKLSAQISVNKTIASKTFAWEHSNFEVGGKIWGNLLRPKYKNLKGIVCINKTSVDYYKTLNPNTFLISNLIGEPFESIEKIDFEAKKNNLMYVGRLDEDKNVSSIIDAISNIDMKNFIFKIIGDGPELENLKKLAKDKNLQSKIIFTDQLPIVQIKNELLDSKIFLFMSKTEAFGMVLLEAMFCGNSLISYNCNHGPSDIVNDKNGFLIPMNDKMLFQENLQNLIDNDELLNNLNKSSFHNSFEWKKNKVLLKWNEIFKS, encoded by the coding sequence ATGTCAAAAAAAATACTTTTTATTTATTATCAGAATCTTAAAGCAGGTGGTGTTGCAAGAGTTATGATCAACCTTGCAAATGAACTCTGCGAAAACGGATATGATACAAGTATTTTATTTTTGATGGAAGGAGCGAATACATTTTATGAAATCAATCCAAAGATAAAAATTCATACTCTTAATTCTTTTGGACACTGGGGTGTTAATAACATCAATCCATTACTGGATAAATATTTAAAAAAATTTCGATACAAATATAGTCTTAAAAAATATGTTTATGATTTTGGACAGTGGGATGTGATGAACAAGTGGCTGAAAAACAATCATTCTCAATTTGATATTATCATTTCTTGTTGGTATAAATTATCAGCACAAATTTCCGTAAATAAAACAATCGCATCAAAAACATTTGCATGGGAGCATTCTAATTTTGAAGTTGGCGGAAAAATTTGGGGAAATCTTTTACGACCAAAATATAAAAACTTAAAAGGAATCGTCTGTATCAACAAAACTTCTGTTGATTATTATAAAACTTTAAATCCTAATACTTTTCTCATATCTAATCTTATTGGTGAACCCTTTGAAAGTATTGAAAAAATTGATTTTGAGGCTAAAAAAAATAACCTTATGTATGTGGGAAGACTTGATGAAGACAAAAATGTAAGCAGTATTATTGATGCTATCTCAAATATAGACATGAAAAATTTTATTTTCAAAATTATTGGTGATGGGCCTGAATTGGAAAATTTAAAAAAACTGGCTAAAGACAAAAACCTTCAATCAAAAATAATTTTCACAGATCAACTACCTATAGTTCAAATTAAAAACGAACTTTTAGATAGTAAAATCTTTCTTTTTATGAGCAAAACAGAAGCTTTTGGAATGGTATTATTAGAAGCCATGTTTTGTGGAAATTCTCTAATATCTTATAATTGCAATCACGGACCTTCTGACATTGTGAATGACAAAAATGGTTTTTTAATTCCGATGAATGATAAAATGCTATTTCAGGAAAATCTACAAAATCTTATTGATAATGATGAGCTATTGAATAATTTAAACAAATCTTCTTTTCATAACTCTTTTGAATGGAAGAAAAATAAAGTGTTATTAAAATGGAATGAGATTTTTAAGTCATGA
- a CDS encoding glycosyltransferase: protein MSDKIKVIQFDRYEPNINDLKKLSRKERIEKVKDFYNFYKEKTVQYLSNNIADICISTLFGKDFDFLPTIKDGSVKIAEFHFSYQSSPLKNYKTFWQLRNIQDLKLFYHHTNFIKKCNKYTKFIALTERDTLFWNKKVNNVDYIYNPLSLQHNSRSSLEKNIVVAVGTLNDNKNFSSLIDIWSQAILKTKSEWKLHIYGTGENEEKLRLKIINLGLEKSVYIFPPTKEIENVYRNASIFTMTSLNEGFSLVLSEAISFGLPAIAFDCNSGPSEIINDNESGFLIPLGNNQLYVEKLSALMNSKDLRDTMGHKAFEKSKIFDLNKIMEQWNLLFKTLKNNN from the coding sequence TTGAGCGATAAAATTAAAGTGATTCAATTTGATAGATATGAACCAAATATTAATGATTTAAAAAAACTAAGCCGTAAAGAACGTATAGAAAAGGTAAAAGATTTTTATAATTTCTACAAAGAGAAAACAGTACAATATCTATCGAATAACATAGCAGATATCTGTATCTCAACTTTATTTGGAAAAGATTTTGATTTTTTACCTACCATTAAAGATGGAAGCGTTAAAATTGCAGAGTTTCATTTTAGTTATCAATCGTCTCCTCTTAAAAATTACAAAACATTTTGGCAGTTAAGAAATATTCAAGATTTAAAACTCTTTTACCATCATACAAACTTTATCAAAAAATGCAATAAATACACAAAATTTATTGCCCTAACTGAAAGAGATACTTTATTTTGGAATAAGAAAGTCAATAACGTAGATTACATTTACAACCCTTTGTCTCTTCAGCATAATTCACGTTCTTCTTTAGAGAAAAACATTGTAGTTGCGGTAGGAACTTTAAATGATAATAAAAACTTCAGCAGCTTAATTGATATTTGGAGCCAAGCAATTCTTAAAACAAAGAGCGAATGGAAATTGCACATTTATGGAACAGGAGAAAACGAAGAAAAACTAAGGCTAAAGATTATTAATTTAGGTTTAGAGAAATCAGTGTATATTTTTCCACCCACAAAAGAAATTGAAAATGTTTATAGAAATGCTTCAATTTTCACAATGACATCACTTAATGAAGGATTTTCTCTGGTACTCAGTGAAGCCATTAGCTTTGGTCTTCCTGCAATAGCTTTTGACTGTAATTCTGGACCCAGCGAAATTATTAATGATAATGAATCGGGTTTTTTGATTCCTCTAGGAAACAATCAACTTTATGTAGAAAAACTGTCTGCTTTAATGAATAGTAAAGATCTTAGAGATACTATGGGGCATAAGGCTTTTGAAAAGTCTAAAATTTTTGATTTAAATAAAATTATGGAACAGTGGAACTTACTCTTCAAAACATTAAAAAATAATAATTAA
- a CDS encoding glycosyltransferase, with protein sequence MHQKIKVLFRHRSMEMGGVEKVVIDLLENLPRDLFDITFFLTLNQGELRADIPKDIKIITFQKGKEDMSTNKLLRTLQLIKRNLTLLFYRKNPKLLYKNIIKNDFDLEIAPTYTEFENILSSPLKSKKIAWFHTDVSYDPDQKRVMTRVNHLKRFDWVIFGSKQTRDIIKDLYQIEYPNSSVIYNAIKINDVRKKADEFPVKYDLHPVFSSMGRLHSRKNYHILMKIHKMLLDKGFSHSIAVIGGGGEMENLKRQARELNVEKTFLLLDTQTNPYPYIKNSDYFVLPSESESYPLTIGEVMGLNIPIISTNVGGIPEMIDHQVDGYLVNSDENSIYEGMKLFLANSEIPQKIKDNTEKAIRKFDNQKIYDEVTKVFLSQYQLK encoded by the coding sequence ATGCATCAAAAAATAAAAGTGCTTTTCCGCCACAGATCTATGGAAATGGGAGGTGTAGAAAAAGTTGTTATTGATCTTTTAGAAAATCTTCCGAGAGATCTCTTTGACATCACTTTCTTTCTTACCCTGAATCAGGGTGAATTAAGAGCTGATATTCCGAAAGATATTAAAATCATTACTTTTCAAAAAGGAAAAGAGGATATGAGCACTAATAAATTGCTAAGAACACTTCAACTTATTAAAAGAAATCTAACGCTCCTTTTTTACCGGAAAAACCCAAAATTACTTTACAAAAACATTATTAAGAATGATTTTGATTTAGAAATTGCTCCCACCTATACAGAGTTTGAAAATATTTTATCAAGTCCTTTAAAATCAAAAAAAATTGCATGGTTTCACACTGATGTAAGTTATGATCCTGATCAGAAAAGAGTTATGACCCGAGTAAATCATTTGAAAAGATTTGATTGGGTGATTTTCGGGTCAAAACAGACAAGAGACATCATTAAAGATCTCTACCAAATAGAATATCCTAACAGCTCAGTGATTTACAATGCCATTAAAATTAATGATGTAAGAAAAAAAGCCGATGAATTTCCTGTAAAATATGATCTGCATCCTGTATTCTCATCAATGGGAAGGTTACACAGTCGAAAAAATTATCATATCTTGATGAAAATTCATAAAATGCTATTAGATAAAGGATTTTCACATTCAATAGCGGTAATCGGTGGTGGTGGTGAAATGGAAAATTTAAAAAGGCAGGCTAGAGAATTGAATGTTGAAAAGACATTTTTATTACTTGATACACAAACAAATCCGTACCCATATATTAAAAATTCAGATTATTTTGTGTTACCTTCAGAATCGGAATCTTATCCTCTTACGATTGGAGAAGTAATGGGTCTTAATATCCCAATCATCAGTACCAATGTAGGTGGTATTCCAGAAATGATTGATCATCAAGTAGATGGTTATCTGGTAAACTCCGACGAAAATTCTATTTACGAAGGAATGAAACTGTTTCTGGCAAATTCTGAAATTCCTCAAAAAATAAAAGATAATACCGAAAAAGCAATAAGGAAGTTTGACAATCAAAAAATCTATGATGAAGTGACTAAAGTATTTCTCAGCCAATATCAACTTAAATAA
- a CDS encoding carbonic anhydrase, producing the protein MKNSYEVIFENNRKWVESKVADNPHFFEDLAKTQNPEYLYIGCSDSRATAEELMGAKPGEVFVHRNIANVVNTLDMSSTAVIQYAVEHLKVKHIIICGHYNCGGVKAAMTPQDLGLLNPWLRNIRDVYRLHQAELDSIEDESKRYDRLVELNVQEQCINVIKMACVQERYILEEYPIVHGWVFDLRTGKIIDLEIDFEEILKDIQKIYNLTGSDWVMSRKTK; encoded by the coding sequence ATGAAGAATTCGTACGAAGTTATTTTTGAGAACAACAGAAAATGGGTAGAATCTAAAGTAGCAGACAATCCCCACTTCTTTGAGGATCTTGCAAAAACTCAGAATCCTGAATACCTTTACATAGGATGTTCAGACAGCAGAGCAACCGCAGAAGAACTCATGGGAGCAAAACCGGGAGAAGTTTTTGTCCACAGAAATATTGCAAATGTTGTTAATACATTAGACATGAGCTCCACAGCTGTTATACAGTACGCCGTAGAGCACTTGAAGGTAAAACACATTATCATTTGCGGACATTACAACTGCGGTGGCGTAAAAGCAGCGATGACCCCTCAAGATTTAGGACTTTTAAATCCTTGGCTGAGAAATATTCGTGATGTTTACAGATTGCATCAAGCAGAACTAGATTCTATCGAAGATGAGAGTAAACGTTATGACAGGCTTGTAGAGCTGAATGTTCAGGAGCAGTGTATTAACGTAATTAAAATGGCCTGTGTACAGGAAAGATATATTTTAGAAGAATATCCTATTGTTCACGGCTGGGTTTTTGACCTAAGAACAGGTAAAATTATCGATCTTGAAATTGATTTTGAGGAAATCTTAAAAGATATTCAGAAGATTTATAATCTTACAGGCTCAGATTGGGTGATGAGCAGAAAGACGAAATAA